In the genome of Polaribacter atrinae, one region contains:
- a CDS encoding MutS-related protein: MKTPVDFYSQEKLTLEKEATILKRKSVNLSVFRFAVFLTTCFLVYLTFGSYPDVFIIAFLGILLFGFLVVKHVSLQRKRAIVKAKIYINNTELEVLNRNFHHLESGEEFVNPTHYYSNDIDLFGVGSFFQFANRTVTGEGKKLLANTFTENKTDGIVEKQNTIKELATKVTWRQHFSALASLITTKDTSGFIVNWIQDYTAVLPAFLKGVQIGFSVVSLVLIGLISFGFVSFTYLILWFFVGLFITAAFVKKTSNLYTDTDKVRETFKQYHVLLNEIENEKFTSKVLVEKQAIINSESKKASTIFKEFSKILDGFDQRNNILISVAGNGLFLSEIFNACRVEKWITTYKHTVDKWFSVVAFFDAQNSLANFHFNHTKFIFPEITAEKGVIESTNLGHPLLKVDKRIDNDFTIDKEQFFIVTGANMAGKSTFLRTISLSIVMANCGLPVCAESFKYAPIKLITSMRTTDSLTEDESYFYSELKRLKFIVDEIKTTDYFIILDEILKGTNSKDKAIGSKKFVEKLTKSKSTGIIATHDVSLCELENEFSDIKNYYFDAEIINDELHFDYTLKNGICKNMNASFLLQKMEII; encoded by the coding sequence ATGAAAACCCCTGTAGATTTTTATAGTCAAGAAAAGTTAACATTAGAAAAAGAAGCAACCATTTTAAAACGTAAATCGGTAAACTTAAGTGTTTTTAGATTTGCTGTTTTTTTAACAACATGCTTTCTAGTGTATCTAACTTTTGGTAGTTATCCAGATGTTTTTATCATCGCCTTTTTAGGGATTTTATTATTTGGTTTTTTGGTAGTAAAACATGTTAGTTTACAGAGGAAACGAGCTATTGTTAAAGCTAAGATTTACATTAATAATACAGAACTAGAGGTTTTAAATAGAAATTTTCATCATTTAGAATCTGGAGAGGAATTTGTAAACCCAACGCATTATTATAGTAATGATATCGATTTGTTTGGTGTTGGTTCGTTTTTTCAATTTGCAAATAGAACGGTAACAGGCGAGGGGAAGAAACTACTTGCAAATACGTTTACAGAAAATAAAACAGACGGAATTGTAGAGAAGCAAAATACTATTAAAGAATTAGCTACAAAAGTAACTTGGAGGCAGCATTTTTCTGCTTTGGCAAGTTTAATAACCACAAAAGATACATCTGGTTTTATTGTAAATTGGATTCAGGATTATACAGCAGTTTTACCTGCTTTTTTAAAGGGAGTACAAATTGGTTTTTCGGTAGTTTCTTTAGTTTTAATTGGTTTAATTTCTTTTGGATTTGTTTCGTTTACTTATTTAATTCTTTGGTTTTTTGTTGGACTATTTATCACAGCAGCATTTGTTAAAAAAACAAGTAATTTATATACGGATACTGATAAAGTAAGAGAAACTTTTAAGCAATATCACGTACTGTTAAATGAAATTGAAAACGAAAAATTTACTTCTAAAGTTTTAGTAGAAAAACAAGCAATTATTAATTCAGAGAGTAAAAAAGCTTCAACAATTTTTAAAGAGTTTTCTAAAATTTTAGATGGATTTGATCAGCGTAATAATATTTTAATTTCTGTGGCTGGTAACGGACTTTTTTTATCTGAAATCTTTAATGCTTGCAGAGTAGAAAAATGGATTACGACCTACAAACACACGGTAGATAAATGGTTTTCTGTGGTTGCTTTTTTTGATGCTCAGAATTCTTTAGCAAACTTTCATTTTAACCATACAAAATTTATTTTTCCAGAAATTACTGCTGAAAAAGGAGTTATAGAATCTACTAATTTAGGACATCCTTTATTAAAGGTTGATAAAAGAATTGACAACGATTTTACTATTGATAAAGAACAATTTTTTATAGTTACTGGTGCAAACATGGCTGGAAAAAGTACTTTTTTAAGAACCATTTCTTTATCTATTGTAATGGCAAATTGTGGTTTGCCCGTGTGTGCAGAAAGTTTTAAATATGCTCCCATAAAATTGATTACAAGTATGCGAACTACAGATTCTTTAACTGAAGATGAGTCGTATTTTTATTCTGAATTAAAGCGTTTAAAGTTTATTGTTGATGAAATTAAAACGACAGATTATTTTATCATTTTAGATGAGATTTTAAAAGGAACCAACAGTAAAGACAAGGCAATTGGTTCTAAAAAGTTTGTTGAAAAGTTAACAAAATCGAAGTCCACCGGAATTATTGCTACTCATGATGTGAGTTTGTGCGAATTAGAAAATGAGTTTTCAGACATTAAAAACTATTATTTTGATGCAGAAATTATAAATGATGAATTGCATTTCGACTACACCTTAAAAAACGGGATTTGTAAAAACATGAATGCTTCTTTCTTATTGCAGAAAATGGAAATTATTTAG
- a CDS encoding thioredoxin family protein, with product MIKTLLFFFILSTGMLFSQKSNTLLSFSFEEAYKLQEKEKKPLVVFFHTKWCKYCFAMKKSTFMDKKVIDLLNQNFYFITFDAESTDTLKIKDKTFKIKSGVHQIVEVLASKNNTISYPSTIIISTNNTIEEQIDSFLSAEEITKILTSYIVSNKNHNGKLP from the coding sequence ATGATAAAAACGCTTCTTTTCTTTTTTATTCTTTCTACAGGAATGCTATTTAGTCAGAAATCTAATACATTATTGAGTTTTTCTTTTGAAGAAGCTTATAAGTTACAGGAAAAAGAAAAGAAGCCACTTGTTGTTTTTTTTCACACCAAGTGGTGTAAATATTGCTTTGCTATGAAAAAAAGTACTTTTATGGATAAAAAAGTTATAGACTTATTAAACCAAAATTTTTACTTTATTACTTTCGATGCAGAAAGTACAGACACGTTAAAAATAAAGGATAAAACATTTAAAATTAAGTCAGGAGTTCATCAGATAGTAGAAGTGCTCGCTTCTAAAAACAACACAATTAGCTATCCTTCTACTATTATTATAAGTACAAACAATACTATTGAAGAGCAGATAGACTCTTTTCTATCAGCAGAAGAAATCACTAAAATATTAACAAGTTACATAGTCTCAAATAAAAATCATAATGGCAAATTACCATAA
- a CDS encoding HesA/MoeB/ThiF family protein has product MSVTKEQLFKRQITLSEIGKEGQDKLQNASVLVVGCGGLGSPIAVYLAASGIGKIHLVDFDTVDASNLHRQVFYALEDVGKSKAAVLSEFIKKRAAFTTVSFTDTPITKENVFELISTFDIIVDGTDSLPTKYLLNDACVIKNKPLVYGSLYKFDGYVATFNVLQKDGSYSANLRDAFPEMATDVPNCSEAGTMNAIVGLIATQQVNEVLKLITGIGKPLANELLIYNSLQNTQLKMKLKPIVLKEKISNLFKIQTYFDAACAILDSDLQISATALKERLEDSSLELIAVLPNLKLPFKVHQTIPINEFNVGTIEVDFAKTYIMVCQRGINSYRATKMLKKKYPALNVLSLSGGISGY; this is encoded by the coding sequence ATGAGTGTAACAAAAGAGCAACTTTTTAAACGTCAAATTACTTTATCTGAGATTGGTAAAGAAGGTCAGGATAAACTACAAAATGCATCTGTTTTAGTGGTTGGTTGTGGCGGATTAGGAAGTCCGATTGCTGTGTATTTAGCCGCAAGCGGAATTGGAAAAATTCATTTGGTAGATTTTGATACTGTTGATGCTTCTAATTTACACAGACAAGTCTTTTATGCTTTAGAAGATGTTGGCAAATCAAAAGCAGCAGTTTTATCAGAATTTATAAAAAAAAGAGCCGCTTTTACAACCGTTAGTTTTACGGATACACCAATTACAAAAGAAAATGTTTTTGAGTTGATTTCTACTTTTGATATTATTGTAGATGGTACAGATTCTCTACCTACAAAATATTTGTTAAATGATGCTTGCGTTATTAAAAATAAGCCTTTAGTATATGGTTCTTTGTATAAGTTTGATGGTTATGTAGCTACTTTTAATGTTTTACAAAAAGACGGAAGTTATTCAGCCAATTTAAGAGATGCTTTTCCCGAAATGGCAACAGATGTTCCTAATTGCTCAGAAGCGGGAACGATGAACGCTATTGTTGGTCTCATTGCTACGCAACAAGTAAATGAAGTTTTAAAATTGATAACAGGTATTGGAAAACCGTTAGCAAATGAATTATTGATTTACAATTCGCTTCAAAATACACAATTAAAAATGAAGTTAAAGCCAATTGTTTTAAAAGAAAAGATTTCAAATTTATTTAAAATACAAACCTATTTTGATGCAGCTTGTGCTATTTTGGATTCAGATTTACAAATATCAGCAACAGCATTAAAAGAAAGATTAGAAGATTCAAGTTTAGAGTTAATAGCAGTTTTACCGAATTTAAAATTACCTTTTAAAGTGCATCAAACAATTCCTATTAATGAGTTTAATGTAGGTACTATAGAAGTAGATTTTGCTAAAACCTACATTATGGTTTGTCAAAGAGGAATTAATAGTTACAGAGCAACAAAAATGTTAAAGAAAAAATATCCAGCATTAAATGTGTTAAGTTTATCTGGAGGAATATCTGGTTATTAA
- a CDS encoding DtxR family transcriptional regulator, with translation MNTYNPIVALLVFFGVILVLYFIFNPKNGLFFKYLKARKETEKTAIEDILKLLYHDPKTSINTIFDELDFSHSLLLESIDTMLETGLIQKEHELFSLTNDGDEYALRIVRAHRLWEKYLSEKTGFHKTEWHRRAEKKEHELSGEEVENLSTLLGNPRYDPHGDPIPTKAGKIPKKKGMLLADLPILNFGKIIHIEDEPTSIYKQILAQHIHLHSQVYMKEISENRIVFESEGEQFVLSPIVAKNITVISLDKADVIEKDTMRLSNLENNQKATIIGVSKECRGENRRRLLDLGFVKGATVSIDLLNPLGDPKAFLIKGTAIALRKDQAVKILITKA, from the coding sequence ATGAATACCTACAACCCAATAGTAGCGCTTTTAGTGTTTTTTGGCGTTATTTTAGTCTTATATTTTATTTTTAACCCTAAAAATGGACTCTTTTTTAAATATTTAAAAGCACGTAAAGAAACGGAGAAAACGGCTATTGAAGATATTTTAAAGCTGCTATATCACGATCCTAAAACATCAATAAATACCATTTTTGATGAACTAGATTTTAGTCATAGTTTATTGTTAGAAAGTATTGATACCATGTTAGAGACCGGATTAATCCAGAAAGAACATGAACTTTTTTCATTAACGAATGACGGAGATGAGTATGCTTTAAGAATTGTGAGAGCACATCGTTTATGGGAAAAATATTTATCAGAAAAAACAGGGTTTCATAAAACAGAATGGCATCGTAGAGCAGAGAAAAAAGAACATGAATTATCAGGTGAAGAAGTAGAGAATTTATCTACGCTTTTAGGAAATCCAAGATATGATCCTCATGGGGATCCAATACCTACTAAGGCTGGTAAAATTCCGAAGAAAAAAGGAATGTTACTTGCCGATTTGCCTATTTTAAACTTCGGAAAAATTATTCATATAGAAGATGAGCCTACAAGTATTTACAAACAAATTTTAGCGCAACATATTCATTTGCATTCTCAGGTTTATATGAAGGAGATTAGTGAGAATCGTATTGTTTTTGAATCTGAGGGCGAGCAATTTGTGTTATCACCAATAGTGGCAAAAAATATTACGGTTATTTCTTTAGATAAAGCAGATGTTATAGAAAAAGATACGATGCGTTTATCTAATTTAGAAAATAACCAGAAAGCAACAATTATTGGTGTTTCTAAAGAGTGTAGAGGAGAAAATAGACGAAGATTATTAGACTTGGGTTTTGTAAAAGGAGCAACGGTTAGTATAGATTTGTTAAATCCGTTAGGTGATCCAAAAGCATTTTTAATTAAAGGAACTGCTATTGCTTTAAGAAAAGATCAGGCAGTTAAAATTTTAATTACCAAAGCATAA
- a CDS encoding SemiSWEET family sugar transporter: MIDLHEVIGLIAAVLTTASFLPQVFKTYKTKDTSGLSLTMYIVFFIGVVLCSIYGVYLHSLSIILANSITAILALYLIFMKIKYK, translated from the coding sequence GTGATTGATCTACATGAAGTTATTGGTTTAATTGCTGCAGTACTTACAACGGCATCATTTTTACCTCAAGTATTTAAAACATATAAGACAAAAGATACCTCTGGACTTTCTTTAACCATGTATATCGTTTTTTTTATAGGAGTTGTTTTATGTTCAATTTATGGTGTTTATTTACATAGTTTATCAATAATTTTAGCGAATTCTATTACAGCAATTTTAGCTTTATACTTAATTTTTATGAAGATAAAATATAAGTAA
- a CDS encoding metal-dependent transcriptional regulator yields the protein MFTLSEENYLKAIYHLELDSDKGISTNAIAKKLETKASSVTDMIKKLSEKEVVVYKKYKGVKLTDLGKKIAANIVRKHRLWEVFLVEKLNFSWDEVHDVAEQLEHIKSPKLIEQLDAFLGFPTHDPHGDPIPDKEGNLKTVEKSLLSTLLKNESGICIGVDDSSSEFLKFLDKKGITLGKQITVLEKEDFDDSVSIKVDDIKLSISNKIANNLYIKKI from the coding sequence ATGTTTACACTTTCTGAAGAAAATTATTTAAAAGCTATTTATCATTTAGAGTTAGATTCCGATAAAGGAATTAGTACAAATGCTATTGCTAAGAAATTAGAAACTAAAGCTTCTTCTGTTACAGACATGATTAAAAAATTGTCTGAAAAAGAAGTTGTTGTGTATAAGAAGTATAAAGGAGTTAAATTAACTGATTTAGGAAAGAAAATAGCCGCAAATATTGTACGTAAACACAGGTTGTGGGAGGTTTTTTTAGTGGAGAAATTAAATTTTTCTTGGGATGAAGTACATGATGTTGCAGAACAGTTAGAACATATTAAGTCTCCAAAGTTAATAGAGCAATTAGATGCTTTTTTAGGTTTTCCTACGCATGATCCTCATGGAGACCCAATTCCGGATAAAGAAGGGAATTTAAAAACGGTTGAGAAGAGTTTACTCTCAACTTTATTAAAGAATGAAAGTGGAATTTGTATTGGTGTTGATGATTCCTCATCAGAATTTTTAAAATTCTTAGATAAAAAAGGCATCACACTAGGGAAACAAATTACTGTATTAGAAAAAGAAGATTTTGATGATTCAGTTTCTATAAAGGTAGATGATATTAAACTATCAATCTCAAACAAAATTGCTAACAATTTATATATTAAAAAAATATGA
- the mfd gene encoding transcription-repair coupling factor, with translation MSKQNIVNQYQKSANVSQIINQLQQDKNHFQISNLVGSSLSFVISETFKKADKPYLLIFNDKEEAAYYLNDLEQLLGEKNVLFYPGSYRRPYQIEETDNANVLLRSEVLNRINSRKKPAIIVTYPTALFEKVVTKKELEKNTLKVAVGESLSLDFVNEVLFEYKFKRVDFVTEPGDFSVRGGIIDVFSFSNDEPYRVEFFGDEIDSIRSFDVETQLSKEKLKKISIMPNVENKTLEENRESFLKYISSKTVIFAKNTDLLVGNLDKFYQKAEEAFLSLSKEIKHAKPSELFCDGNFIKNQLHEFSLIEMSPKVQSKELLEIEFNTIAQPSFNKQFNLLIDNLEEYHKAKFTSYIFCANDQQAKRFHDIFDDAEQEVHYETVVFPLYQGFVDVDNRLVCYTDHEIFERYHKFRLKNGYAKKQAITLQDLNKLEIGDYVTHMDHGIGKFGGLQKIDVQGRKQEAIKLVYGERDILYVSIHSLHKISKFNGKDGKAPKIYKLGSGAWKKIKQKTKARVKHVAFNLIQLYAKRKLQKGFSFGPDTHIQHELEGSFMYEDTPDQFTATQAVKQDMEKEQPMDRLVCGDVGFGKTEVAVRAAFKAVDNGKQVAILVPTTILAFQHYKTFTERLKDFPVRIDYLNRFRTAKQKTEAINGVNDGSVDIIIGTHQLTNKRLQFKDLGLLVIDEEQKFGVAVKDKLKTLKENVDTLTLTATPIPRTLQFSLMAARDLSVIKTPPPNRHPIESNVIRFSEETVRDAIAYEISRGGQVFFIHNRIENIKEVAGLIQRLVPNAKVGIGHGQMEGKKLEGLMLGFMNGDFDVLVSTTIIESGLDVPNANTIFINNANNFGLSDLHQMRGRVGRSNKKAFCYFITPPYHMMTDDARKRIEALVLFSDLGSGINIAMKDLEIRGAGDLLGGEQSGFINDIGFDTYQKILQEAIEELKENEFKELYPTNNSKPKEYVKEVTIDTDFEILFPDDYINSITERLALYNKLGELKSEEELQVFETEIIDRFGEIPTQVEDLLDSVRIKWLAKELGLEKVILKQKRMMGYFVANQQSEFYQTDAFTRMLKYVQQNPKSCVMKEKESKNGLRLLITFIRIDTVKTALGVLQKV, from the coding sequence TTGAGCAAGCAGAACATTGTAAATCAATATCAAAAATCTGCGAATGTATCGCAGATAATTAACCAACTTCAACAAGACAAAAACCATTTTCAAATATCGAATTTGGTCGGGTCTTCGTTGTCTTTTGTTATTTCAGAAACTTTTAAAAAGGCAGACAAACCTTATCTTTTAATCTTTAACGACAAGGAAGAAGCAGCTTATTACCTTAACGATTTAGAACAATTGTTAGGTGAAAAAAATGTGCTTTTTTACCCAGGATCATACAGAAGGCCTTACCAAATAGAAGAAACAGATAATGCCAATGTTTTATTACGATCAGAGGTTTTAAACCGAATTAATTCGCGTAAAAAACCTGCTATAATTGTAACATATCCAACTGCTTTATTTGAAAAAGTAGTTACAAAAAAAGAATTAGAAAAGAATACTTTAAAAGTTGCCGTTGGCGAGAGTTTATCACTAGATTTTGTTAACGAAGTGTTATTCGAATACAAATTTAAACGTGTAGATTTTGTTACAGAACCTGGAGATTTTTCTGTACGTGGAGGAATTATAGATGTGTTTTCTTTTTCTAATGATGAACCTTATCGAGTAGAATTTTTTGGTGATGAAATAGACAGTATTCGTTCTTTTGATGTAGAAACGCAACTTTCTAAAGAAAAACTAAAGAAAATTTCTATAATGCCCAATGTAGAAAACAAAACATTGGAAGAAAATAGAGAGAGTTTTCTAAAATACATCTCTTCAAAAACAGTCATTTTTGCAAAAAACACCGACTTATTAGTTGGTAATCTAGATAAGTTTTATCAAAAAGCAGAAGAAGCTTTTCTTAGTTTATCCAAAGAAATAAAACACGCAAAACCTAGTGAACTATTTTGTGATGGTAATTTTATAAAAAATCAATTACACGAGTTTTCTTTGATAGAAATGTCTCCGAAAGTGCAATCGAAAGAATTGTTAGAAATTGAATTTAATACCATTGCACAACCTTCTTTTAATAAGCAATTCAATTTATTAATTGATAATTTAGAAGAGTATCATAAGGCAAAATTTACCAGTTATATATTTTGTGCCAACGATCAGCAAGCAAAACGTTTTCATGATATTTTTGATGATGCAGAGCAAGAAGTACATTACGAAACCGTTGTTTTTCCATTATACCAAGGTTTTGTAGATGTAGATAATCGTTTAGTTTGTTACACCGATCATGAAATTTTTGAACGTTATCATAAATTCAGATTAAAAAACGGATATGCTAAAAAGCAAGCCATAACGCTTCAAGATTTAAACAAACTAGAAATTGGCGATTATGTAACGCACATGGATCACGGAATTGGAAAATTTGGTGGTTTACAAAAAATTGATGTCCAAGGTAGAAAACAAGAAGCCATTAAATTGGTCTATGGAGAAAGAGACATTTTATATGTAAGTATCCACTCGCTTCACAAGATTTCTAAATTTAATGGTAAAGACGGTAAAGCACCTAAAATATACAAATTAGGTTCTGGTGCTTGGAAAAAAATAAAACAAAAAACAAAAGCCCGAGTTAAGCATGTTGCCTTTAATTTAATTCAATTATACGCAAAAAGAAAACTCCAAAAAGGATTTTCTTTTGGACCAGATACTCACATTCAACATGAGTTAGAAGGTAGTTTTATGTATGAAGATACGCCAGATCAATTTACAGCAACACAAGCCGTAAAACAAGATATGGAAAAAGAACAACCTATGGACCGTTTGGTTTGTGGTGATGTTGGTTTTGGTAAAACAGAAGTTGCCGTAAGAGCAGCTTTTAAAGCTGTAGATAATGGTAAGCAAGTTGCAATTTTAGTACCAACAACCATACTTGCTTTTCAACATTATAAAACCTTTACCGAGCGTTTAAAAGATTTTCCTGTTAGAATCGATTATTTAAATCGTTTTAGAACAGCAAAACAAAAAACAGAAGCTATAAATGGTGTAAATGATGGTTCTGTAGATATTATTATCGGCACGCATCAACTTACCAATAAACGTTTACAGTTTAAAGATTTAGGTTTATTAGTTATCGATGAGGAGCAAAAATTTGGTGTTGCAGTAAAAGATAAATTAAAAACGTTAAAGGAAAATGTAGATACTTTAACCTTAACCGCAACTCCAATTCCTAGAACATTGCAGTTTAGTTTAATGGCTGCAAGAGATTTATCGGTTATAAAAACGCCGCCACCAAACAGGCATCCTATAGAAAGTAATGTCATTCGTTTTTCTGAAGAAACAGTACGAGATGCTATTGCTTACGAGATTTCTAGAGGAGGACAAGTTTTCTTTATTCATAATAGAATAGAGAATATTAAAGAAGTTGCTGGTTTAATTCAGCGTTTGGTACCAAATGCAAAAGTGGGTATTGGTCACGGACAAATGGAAGGTAAAAAACTAGAGGGATTAATGCTCGGTTTTATGAATGGAGATTTTGATGTTTTGGTTTCTACAACCATTATAGAAAGTGGTTTAGATGTACCAAATGCCAACACTATTTTTATTAACAATGCCAATAATTTCGGATTGTCAGATTTACATCAAATGCGCGGTAGAGTTGGTCGTTCTAACAAAAAAGCCTTCTGTTATTTTATAACGCCTCCGTATCACATGATGACGGATGATGCCAGAAAACGTATAGAAGCCTTGGTATTATTTTCAGATTTAGGAAGCGGAATTAACATTGCCATGAAAGATTTAGAAATTCGTGGAGCTGGAGATTTATTAGGTGGCGAACAAAGTGGTTTTATAAACGATATTGGTTTTGATACCTATCAAAAAATATTGCAGGAAGCTATTGAAGAGTTAAAGGAGAACGAGTTTAAAGAGTTGTATCCTACAAATAATTCCAAACCAAAAGAATACGTAAAAGAGGTTACAATTGATACTGATTTCGAGATTTTATTCCCAGATGATTACATCAACTCTATTACAGAAAGACTGGCTTTGTATAATAAATTAGGTGAGCTAAAATCTGAAGAAGAATTACAGGTTTTCGAAACTGAAATTATAGATCGTTTTGGAGAAATCCCTACGCAAGTAGAAGATTTATTAGATTCTGTTCGTATAAAATGGTTAGCCAAAGAACTTGGTTTAGAAAAAGTGATTCTAAAGCAAAAAAGAATGATGGGCTATTTTGTAGCCAATCAACAAAGCGAATTTTACCAAACAGATGCATTTACACGCATGTTAAAATACGTGCAGCAGAATCCTAAAAGCTGTGTGATGAAAGAGAAAGAATCTAAAAACGGATTGCGATTATTAATCACTTTTATTAGAATTGATACTGTAAAAACCGCATTGGGAGTCTTACAAAAAGTTTAG